From the Roseateles sp. XES5 genome, one window contains:
- a CDS encoding SCO family protein produces the protein MRRRSLIGLALGAAIAGAAVAAFVPRAGQPKQRVFTLQTVDGKPFRSADLAGKPYLVFFGFTHCPDVCPTTLFELTALLKDIGPAADRLTPLFVSIDSERDTAGLLTLYMTSFDPRIVALRGDAGQTKAAADAFSAFYRKVPTASDSYTMEHTAGLFLIRADGRLQGMLDMHEPRETQLQKLKLLASS, from the coding sequence ATGAGGCGCAGGTCCCTCATCGGCCTTGCCCTCGGGGCTGCGATCGCCGGTGCGGCGGTCGCGGCCTTCGTGCCGCGCGCTGGCCAGCCGAAACAGCGTGTCTTCACCCTGCAGACGGTCGACGGAAAGCCCTTCCGCTCGGCCGATCTGGCGGGAAAACCCTATCTCGTCTTCTTCGGCTTCACCCACTGCCCGGATGTCTGCCCCACCACGCTCTTCGAGCTGACGGCGCTCCTCAAGGACATCGGCCCGGCGGCGGACCGCCTCACACCGCTCTTCGTCTCCATCGATTCCGAGCGGGACACGGCGGGCCTCTTGACGCTCTACATGACCTCCTTCGATCCGCGGATCGTCGCGCTGCGCGGCGATGCCGGGCAGACGAAGGCGGCGGCGGATGCGTTTTCGGCCTTTTATAGGAAGGTGCCGACCGCATCGGACAGCTACACGATGGAGCACACGGCGGGGCTCTTCCTCATCCGCGCCGACGGCCGCCTGCAGGGCATGCTCGACATGCACGAGCCGCGCGAAACCCAGCTCCAGAAACTGAAGCTGCTGGCCAGTTCCTAG
- a CDS encoding cation-translocating P-type ATPase, whose translation MSDVKETRFRVEGMDCASCASKIDTAVRRMPGVSDVSVSVTAGTMRVQHDTTSDLEAIRRKVSGLGYTVTPGAAVAAPKPAGEHEHGPGCNHGHGPDHRHGDDHGHDHDHAGHAHAGHEHADKPQAAAVEGLHGHDHGPSEGPWWKGRKGRLTILAGAALVLAYGIGHLFPAVETYAFIIAMFIGLVPIARRAIMAALAGTPFSIEMLMTIAAVGALVINATEEAAAVVFLFLVGELLEGVAAGKARDSIRSLSTLVPKTALLEEDGRTKEVPAEQLAVGAVILVRPGDRISADGTIIEGESAIDEAPVTGESTPVRKDVGDTVFAGTVNGDAALRIRVTAAAADNTIARVIKLVEEAQESKAPTERFIDRFSKYYTPGVVVVAALVAIIPPLFFGGVWSEWVYKGLAVLLIGCPCALVISTPAAIAAALSAGARRGLLMKGGAVLEGLGKLTAIAFDKTGTLTEGKPKVTDIVAFAAPADEVLRLAAALEAGSSHPLALAILGKAADDGVVPPVASGARALGGKGVTATVEGRDIFLGSPKAAAERVTLSEDVRAATTALNDDGKTVSMLIVDGVLAGAIAMRDEPRPDAAAGLKTLRDAGIKTIMLTGDNARTAKAVGAELGIEVRAELMPEDKQRIVGELQREGFVVGKIGDGINDAPALARADIGIAMGAAPMWRWKRRTPPSCTAASATSR comes from the coding sequence ATGTCCGATGTGAAAGAGACGCGTTTCCGGGTGGAGGGCATGGATTGCGCCTCCTGCGCCAGCAAGATCGACACGGCCGTGCGCCGCATGCCGGGGGTGTCGGACGTCTCCGTTTCCGTCACCGCCGGCACGATGCGCGTGCAGCACGATACGACGAGCGACCTGGAGGCGATTCGCCGCAAGGTCTCCGGCCTCGGCTATACGGTGACGCCGGGCGCCGCCGTGGCGGCCCCGAAGCCGGCCGGCGAACATGAGCACGGCCCCGGCTGCAATCACGGCCATGGGCCCGATCACCGGCACGGTGACGACCACGGGCACGACCACGATCACGCCGGCCATGCGCATGCGGGTCACGAGCACGCCGACAAGCCGCAGGCCGCGGCCGTCGAAGGCCTGCACGGCCACGATCACGGCCCTTCGGAAGGCCCCTGGTGGAAGGGCAGGAAGGGACGTCTGACCATTCTCGCCGGTGCCGCGCTGGTTCTGGCCTATGGCATCGGCCATCTCTTCCCGGCCGTCGAGACCTATGCCTTCATCATCGCCATGTTCATCGGCCTCGTGCCGATCGCGCGGCGCGCCATCATGGCGGCGCTGGCCGGCACGCCCTTTTCCATCGAAATGCTGATGACCATCGCCGCGGTCGGCGCGCTCGTCATCAATGCGACCGAAGAGGCGGCCGCCGTCGTCTTCCTCTTCCTTGTCGGCGAACTCCTGGAGGGCGTTGCCGCCGGCAAGGCGCGCGACAGCATCCGCTCGCTGTCCACGCTGGTGCCGAAGACCGCGCTTCTCGAAGAGGACGGCCGCACGAAGGAAGTGCCGGCCGAGCAGCTTGCCGTCGGCGCTGTCATCCTCGTGCGCCCGGGCGACCGCATTTCCGCCGATGGCACGATCATCGAGGGCGAGAGCGCCATCGACGAAGCGCCCGTCACCGGCGAAAGCACACCGGTGCGCAAGGATGTCGGCGACACCGTCTTTGCCGGCACGGTCAACGGCGATGCGGCCCTGCGCATCCGCGTCACGGCCGCCGCGGCCGACAACACCATCGCCCGCGTCATCAAGCTGGTCGAGGAGGCGCAGGAATCGAAGGCGCCGACCGAGCGTTTCATCGACCGCTTCTCGAAATACTACACGCCGGGTGTCGTCGTCGTCGCCGCGCTCGTCGCGATCATCCCGCCGCTGTTCTTCGGCGGCGTCTGGAGCGAGTGGGTCTACAAGGGGCTTGCCGTTCTCCTCATCGGCTGCCCCTGCGCGCTCGTCATCTCGACGCCCGCCGCCATCGCCGCCGCGCTCTCGGCCGGCGCCCGCCGCGGCCTGCTGATGAAGGGCGGCGCGGTGCTGGAAGGTCTCGGCAAGCTCACCGCCATCGCCTTCGACAAGACCGGCACGCTCACCGAGGGCAAGCCGAAGGTCACCGATATCGTCGCCTTCGCCGCGCCGGCCGATGAGGTGCTGCGCCTTGCCGCCGCGCTGGAGGCCGGATCCAGCCATCCGCTGGCGCTCGCCATTCTCGGCAAGGCCGCCGACGACGGCGTGGTGCCCCCGGTCGCCAGCGGTGCGCGTGCCCTGGGCGGCAAGGGCGTCACCGCCACCGTCGAGGGCAGGGACATCTTCCTCGGCTCGCCGAAGGCCGCCGCCGAACGGGTTACCCTCTCCGAGGATGTGCGGGCTGCGACGACGGCGCTCAACGACGACGGCAAGACTGTCTCCATGCTGATCGTCGACGGCGTGCTCGCCGGGGCCATCGCCATGCGCGACGAGCCGCGCCCCGATGCGGCCGCCGGCCTCAAGACGCTCAGGGACGCCGGCATCAAGACGATCATGCTGACGGGTGACAATGCCCGCACGGCGAAAGCCGTCGGCGCCGAACTCGGCATCGAGGTGCGCGCCGAGCTGATGCCGGAGGACAAGCAGCGCATCGTCGGCGAATTGCAGCGCGAAGGCTTCGTCGTCGGCAAGATCGGCGACGGCATCAACGACGCCCCGGCCCTGGCTCGCGCCGATATCGGCATCGCCATGGGGGCGGCACCGATGTGGCGCTGGAAACGGCGGACGCCGCCATCCTGCACGGCCGCGTCGGCGACGTCGCGCTGA
- a CDS encoding carboxynorspermidine decarboxylase, protein MSLNTPYYLIDKSKLLANMEKIARLREISGAKALLALKCFATWSVFDFMRDYMDGTTSSSLNEVRLGHERFGKETHAYSVAYADYEIDEVISHADKIIFNSIGQLDRFSDKASGIVRGLRLNPGISSSSFDLADPARPFSRLGEWDVKKVEPVMDRVSGFMIHNNCENGDFDLFDRMLGTIEEKFAPLLKKAEWVSLGGGIHFTGENYPLEKFAERLKRFAGEYGVQVYLEPGEASITKSTSLEVTVLDRMNNGKDLAIVDSSIEAHMLDLLIYRESAKLSPNTGPHRYMVCGKSCLAGDIFGEFNFEEELKVGDRISIQDAAGYTMVKKNWFNGVKMPAIAIRELDGSIRTVREFAYADYEASLS, encoded by the coding sequence ATGTCCCTCAACACGCCCTATTACCTGATCGACAAGTCGAAGCTGCTCGCCAACATGGAAAAGATCGCGCGCCTGCGCGAAATTTCCGGCGCCAAGGCGCTGCTGGCGCTGAAGTGCTTCGCCACCTGGTCGGTCTTCGACTTCATGCGGGACTATATGGACGGCACGACCTCCTCCTCGCTCAACGAGGTGCGCCTCGGCCACGAGCGCTTCGGCAAGGAGACGCACGCCTATTCCGTCGCCTATGCCGACTACGAGATCGACGAGGTCATCAGCCACGCCGACAAGATCATCTTCAACTCCATCGGCCAGCTCGACCGCTTCTCAGACAAGGCATCCGGCATCGTGCGGGGCCTGCGCCTCAACCCCGGCATCTCCTCCTCCAGCTTCGACCTTGCCGATCCCGCCCGCCCCTTCTCGCGCCTTGGCGAATGGGACGTGAAGAAGGTCGAGCCGGTCATGGACCGTGTCTCCGGCTTCATGATCCACAACAACTGCGAGAACGGCGATTTCGACCTCTTCGACCGCATGCTCGGCACCATCGAGGAGAAATTCGCGCCGCTCCTGAAGAAGGCCGAATGGGTGAGCCTTGGCGGCGGCATCCATTTCACCGGCGAAAACTATCCGCTGGAAAAATTCGCCGAGCGGCTCAAGCGTTTTGCCGGCGAATACGGCGTGCAGGTGTATCTCGAGCCGGGCGAAGCCTCGATCACCAAGTCCACCTCGCTGGAAGTGACCGTGCTCGACAGGATGAACAACGGCAAGGACCTCGCCATCGTGGACAGCTCCATCGAGGCGCACATGCTGGACCTGCTGATCTACCGCGAGAGCGCCAAGCTTTCCCCCAATACCGGGCCGCACCGCTACATGGTCTGCGGCAAGTCCTGCCTTGCCGGGGACATCTTCGGCGAGTTCAATTTCGAAGAGGAACTGAAGGTCGGCGACCGCATCTCCATCCAGGATGCCGCCGGCTACACCATGGTCAAGAAGAACTGGTTCAACGGCGTGAAAATGCCGGCGATCGCCATCCGCGAGCTGGATGGCAGCATCCGGACCGTCCGTGAGTTCGCCTATGCGGACTACGAAGCAAGCCTTTCCTAA